From Bacteriovorax sp. BAL6_X, the proteins below share one genomic window:
- a CDS encoding regulatory iron-sulfur-containing complex subunit RicT, whose product MTNQDQQDISESRDNDKSGDKKKVNKFNKHDDKLAKEQEGKFEEGQTLTMVRVRFPGNAKSQPFLLGKRKFTYGQKVIAMSDRGMTVGYINSFPYDVTFDKSMLPIRSISKVATQEDIDEQKSYMKKENEAEIVCLRLIEKYNLNMNLTHVEFIQFGKKAVFYFTAPERVDFRNLVKDLVAEIKMRIELRQISVRDRAAALGATGACGLQTCCSYFLTNYGNVSIKMAKNQNLALIPSKINGVCGQVKCCIKYEDDVYTNKREFLPGEGSYIRAKNGDIGKVLKLHILLEQFEMLTDRGYIRRYYKNQFDKRRCRPPKEWSFPTEFKSITKETSTIIGIEELEEELRLRKQAFLQSLNNDTDNDEEEDAHELLDDEDNSSNDDEEIEKIPLDSTEDESDNIPKQKVEKKHHNNNRPRRRPTNRRGDKKSAQQDGKQETRADNKEANKQDRQQRPNRNKNKNRNKSKGGNYRKPSGETKAKPDSSGNKPNQ is encoded by the coding sequence ATGACGAACCAAGATCAACAAGATATATCTGAATCACGTGACAATGATAAGTCAGGTGATAAAAAGAAAGTTAATAAATTCAATAAGCACGATGACAAACTTGCAAAAGAGCAAGAAGGTAAATTTGAGGAAGGTCAGACTCTGACAATGGTAAGAGTTCGCTTTCCAGGAAATGCTAAAAGTCAGCCTTTCTTACTTGGTAAGAGAAAATTCACCTACGGCCAAAAAGTAATAGCAATGAGCGACCGAGGCATGACTGTTGGCTATATCAACTCATTCCCATATGATGTTACCTTTGATAAATCGATGCTTCCTATACGTTCAATTTCTAAAGTTGCAACACAAGAAGATATCGACGAGCAAAAAAGCTATATGAAAAAAGAGAATGAAGCAGAAATTGTCTGTCTTCGTCTCATCGAAAAATATAACCTTAACATGAATCTTACTCACGTTGAATTTATTCAATTTGGTAAGAAGGCCGTATTCTATTTTACTGCACCAGAGCGTGTCGATTTTAGAAACCTTGTTAAGGACCTTGTTGCAGAAATCAAAATGAGAATTGAATTACGTCAAATCTCAGTTCGCGATCGTGCTGCAGCACTAGGCGCAACAGGAGCCTGTGGACTTCAAACTTGTTGTTCATACTTCCTAACAAACTACGGTAATGTTTCAATAAAAATGGCAAAGAATCAAAACCTTGCCCTTATTCCTTCAAAGATCAACGGTGTCTGTGGGCAAGTAAAATGTTGCATTAAGTATGAAGATGATGTTTACACGAATAAAAGAGAATTCCTGCCAGGTGAAGGCTCATATATTAGAGCAAAAAATGGTGACATTGGAAAAGTTCTAAAACTACATATTCTACTAGAACAATTTGAAATGCTTACGGATAGAGGTTATATACGCCGCTACTATAAGAATCAATTCGACAAAAGACGTTGTCGTCCACCAAAAGAGTGGAGTTTTCCTACAGAGTTTAAATCAATTACAAAAGAAACTTCAACAATTATTGGAATTGAAGAACTAGAAGAAGAATTACGCCTAAGAAAGCAGGCCTTCCTCCAAAGTCTAAATAATGACACTGACAATGATGAAGAAGAAGACGCACACGAGTTACTTGATGATGAAGACAATAGCAGTAACGATGATGAAGAAATTGAAAAAATCCCTCTCGATTCAACAGAAGATGAATCAGACAATATACCTAAGCAAAAGGTAGAGAAGAAGCATCATAACAATAACCGCCCTAGAAGACGCCCAACGAATAGACGTGGTGACAAGAAATCGGCCCAACAAGATGGCAAGCAAGAGACAAGAGCGGATAATAAAGAGGCCAATAAACAAGATAGACAACAAAGGCCAAATCGCAATAAAAATAAAAACCGCAATAAATCGAAGGGTGGGAACTACCGAAAGCCTTCTGGAGAGACAAAAGCAAAACCTGACTCTTCAGGAAATAAACCTAATCAATAA
- a CDS encoding glycosyltransferase N-terminal domain-containing protein, whose protein sequence is MLLIFLIQAIVRVTLYPLFIALYLLKVAPFYARASFERRNYHDEGCRPFARFGKKAHCVFHFSSEGEFEQIRPLSDELISLGKNIELIFTSPSVEHKVIEYYQANRENVRYLRLPLMIYFPLLSRQNIIAWSSANKMMMVRYDFFPELLYLGSKMSEFILFSATVKSSRMKEDSIEELRLPKIKRYIYSMFTKIICATTQDYEVINKDLDKDKLVHPIELRMLQINTRQHLFRKHPLYEELNRALSLYDYNDRICLAQTWPIEMPFFDDVHFCEQMMAGELFVFMAPHVLKEENVENLVQLIKSTCPKLPIHMLTKETIDNGKLDVFVNDFQATPGLVICTLKGVLCEIYPYFSKVFVGGGHGKGIHSVLEPFVAGAQIFCGPNVKRSTEYDTIIKLGVEIGVINEMKDGYDIMKSTSANKMANELISDMIEESEIAKRKLIALLTN, encoded by the coding sequence ATGTTATTGATTTTTCTTATTCAGGCCATTGTAAGAGTTACGCTCTATCCGTTATTTATCGCGTTGTATCTTTTGAAAGTAGCTCCTTTCTACGCTCGAGCCTCTTTTGAGAGGCGAAATTACCATGATGAAGGTTGTAGACCTTTTGCTAGGTTTGGCAAAAAGGCCCATTGTGTCTTTCACTTTTCTAGTGAGGGGGAATTTGAGCAGATTAGGCCCTTGAGTGATGAGCTAATTTCCTTAGGCAAGAATATTGAGTTAATCTTCACTTCACCAAGTGTTGAGCACAAGGTGATAGAATACTATCAAGCTAACCGTGAGAATGTGCGCTACTTACGTTTGCCTCTTATGATCTACTTCCCACTTCTTTCGCGTCAAAATATTATTGCCTGGTCTAGCGCTAATAAGATGATGATGGTTCGCTACGACTTTTTTCCTGAGCTATTATATCTGGGTTCTAAAATGAGTGAGTTTATCTTATTTTCTGCTACTGTTAAAAGTTCACGTATGAAAGAGGACTCTATAGAGGAGCTACGCTTACCAAAAATAAAACGCTATATTTACTCTATGTTTACAAAAATAATTTGTGCGACTACGCAAGATTATGAGGTCATTAATAAGGATCTTGATAAGGATAAGCTAGTTCATCCAATTGAACTTAGAATGTTACAGATTAATACTCGCCAACACTTATTTAGGAAACATCCTTTATACGAAGAGCTAAATAGGGCCTTATCTTTATATGATTATAACGATAGAATATGCCTTGCTCAGACTTGGCCTATTGAAATGCCTTTCTTTGATGATGTTCACTTTTGTGAACAAATGATGGCCGGAGAACTCTTCGTCTTTATGGCCCCCCATGTTTTGAAAGAAGAAAATGTAGAAAACCTTGTTCAATTAATTAAGTCAACTTGTCCTAAGCTTCCTATTCATATGCTGACAAAAGAGACTATTGATAATGGTAAGCTTGATGTATTCGTCAATGATTTCCAGGCCACTCCTGGACTAGTTATATGTACCTTAAAAGGCGTATTGTGTGAGATTTATCCATACTTCTCAAAAGTATTTGTGGGAGGAGGACATGGTAAAGGAATCCATTCTGTTCTTGAGCCCTTTGTGGCCGGGGCCCAGATATTTTGTGGCCCAAATGTTAAGCGCTCGACTGAATATGACACAATTATTAAATTAGGTGTCGAGATTGGCGTAATCAATGAAATGAAAGACGGTTACGATATCATGAAGAGCACAAGCGCTAATAAGATGGCCAATGAGTTGATTTCTGATATGATTGAAGAAAGTGAAATAGCAAAACGTAAGCTAATTGCATTATTAACAAATTAA
- a CDS encoding DNA polymerase III, delta subunit — MDNKDIALNALFARYKESKLAHFYTLQTGGHSEVSQKDALLENWVNDFIINILAYENNWELGHTREVLERGHEDILFVSTDQKTYKVTDDSIEEFFNFIRFRPSKLKYSFSIFKQSQKITQILANKLLKTLEEPPEGHIFIFIKSNDEKTLATIDSRTIKINILDKNDSQSKLVQELSFREFVAKNCEDEQLVAVLTKIERNNLQLDELRELIKEGPTREANIHHLIASHINQSTKYSIQDAQICLQATKDSTFEIPFNGSSKSRLARLLQLVI, encoded by the coding sequence ATGGATAATAAAGATATTGCACTTAATGCACTATTTGCTCGCTACAAAGAAAGTAAACTTGCCCACTTCTATACCCTTCAAACAGGAGGCCACAGCGAAGTTTCTCAAAAAGATGCACTACTTGAGAACTGGGTAAATGACTTCATTATCAATATTCTAGCTTATGAAAATAATTGGGAGCTTGGCCATACCAGAGAAGTCCTTGAGCGTGGCCATGAAGATATCCTCTTTGTCTCCACTGATCAAAAAACTTATAAAGTAACAGATGATAGTATCGAAGAATTCTTCAACTTTATTCGATTTAGGCCATCTAAACTAAAATATTCATTCTCTATTTTTAAGCAATCACAAAAGATCACACAAATTCTAGCAAACAAACTTCTTAAAACACTCGAAGAACCACCGGAAGGCCATATTTTTATTTTCATCAAGTCAAATGATGAAAAAACTCTGGCAACAATAGATTCTCGAACAATCAAGATTAATATACTCGACAAAAATGACTCACAAAGCAAATTAGTGCAAGAACTAAGCTTTAGAGAATTTGTCGCAAAAAATTGCGAAGATGAGCAATTAGTCGCAGTTTTAACTAAGATTGAACGCAACAATTTACAACTAGACGAATTAAGAGAACTAATAAAAGAAGGCCCTACGCGTGAGGCCAATATTCATCACCTTATTGCTTCTCATATCAATCAAAGCACTAAATACAGCATCCAGGACGCTCAGATTTGCCTTCAAGCAACAAAAGACTCCACTTTTGAGATACCATTCAATGGATCATCTAAATCACGACTTGCTCGCCTACTTCAACTTGTGATTTAA
- a CDS encoding 3-hydroxyacyl-CoA dehydrogenase NAD-binding domain-containing protein encodes MTYKRISFEIKDKKAYIGFGYNDKASMTVFDEETLKELQDIVEDLHTKEKELDGAIFFSHKDRCFMAGADIKLFDTMHTAADGQAGAEAGQTIFNRIEDLKMPTVACIHGVCLGGGLEFALSCKSRIVSDDKATGLGLPEVKLGLIPGFGGTFRLPKSVGLPTALDMILSGKTLNAKKAKRSGLVDEVYAKERLVDLAPMHFKKKVDKRSMMDKMQDAATDNVFTKKIIFQKARESVLKKTKGFYQAPLKILDVMEAGVMKGRTSYLTSEAQAFGELCIGEQSKNLRHIFFLMEGSKKMDDAKGVGRKLRRGACLGAGTMGGGIAWLMAKNDMFPIMKDLNQVGLELGLKQASSNFAGAVKRKRMSKDDFERKMRSISAQTDYRGFEHTDLVIEAVVENMDIKKKVFAETETKVRKDTILTSNTSSLSIQEMASALEDNSRFAGLHFFNPVHMMPLVEIIKHDGVSDETIESLYDWVVKVKKTPVVVNDGPGFLVNRILMPYMNEAGFLLEEGVSIKDIDDACLNFGMPMGPFRLLDEVGIDVGDKVSKIIYDGLGERQASNAIGKQMLEKEFFGKKNAKGFYLYDEKGKPTGPNQEAWNMLPKASKKMSETEIQMRIFLPMINEAATTLEDKIVAKAKDVDLGLIFGIGFPPFRGGLLRYADTQGIARLRDEMLKFSESVSKDRFTPCALINKLADENSTFYEL; translated from the coding sequence ATGACATATAAGAGAATCAGTTTTGAAATCAAGGATAAGAAGGCATATATCGGCTTTGGTTATAATGACAAAGCTTCGATGACAGTTTTCGATGAAGAAACATTAAAAGAACTTCAAGATATCGTTGAAGATCTTCATACAAAAGAAAAAGAGCTGGATGGAGCAATCTTCTTTTCACATAAAGATAGATGTTTTATGGCCGGTGCAGATATTAAGTTATTCGATACAATGCATACGGCGGCAGATGGACAAGCCGGTGCGGAAGCTGGGCAGACGATTTTTAATCGCATTGAAGATTTAAAAATGCCAACTGTTGCATGTATCCACGGAGTCTGTCTTGGTGGTGGACTTGAGTTTGCACTTTCATGTAAATCAAGAATTGTAAGTGATGACAAGGCAACAGGTCTTGGACTTCCTGAAGTTAAGCTTGGCCTAATTCCAGGTTTCGGTGGGACTTTTCGTCTTCCAAAATCAGTAGGGCTTCCAACAGCTCTTGATATGATCCTTTCAGGGAAAACTCTTAATGCTAAAAAAGCGAAGAGATCTGGACTTGTTGATGAGGTTTACGCAAAAGAGCGTCTTGTTGATCTAGCGCCAATGCACTTCAAAAAGAAAGTTGATAAGCGAAGTATGATGGATAAAATGCAAGACGCTGCAACTGATAATGTATTCACTAAGAAAATTATTTTTCAAAAAGCTCGCGAGTCTGTTCTAAAGAAAACTAAAGGTTTCTATCAAGCACCGCTTAAGATTCTTGACGTTATGGAAGCTGGAGTCATGAAAGGTCGTACGTCTTACTTAACTTCTGAAGCACAAGCTTTTGGAGAGTTATGTATTGGTGAACAATCGAAGAATCTTCGTCATATTTTCTTCTTAATGGAAGGTTCTAAGAAAATGGATGATGCAAAAGGTGTTGGAAGAAAACTCCGCCGTGGAGCTTGTCTTGGAGCAGGTACGATGGGTGGTGGTATCGCTTGGCTTATGGCCAAGAATGATATGTTCCCAATCATGAAAGATCTTAATCAAGTTGGACTTGAGCTTGGTTTAAAGCAAGCATCGAGTAACTTTGCAGGTGCTGTTAAAAGAAAGCGTATGTCTAAGGATGATTTTGAGCGCAAGATGAGATCAATTAGTGCTCAAACTGATTATCGTGGATTTGAACACACTGACCTTGTGATCGAGGCCGTTGTTGAAAATATGGATATTAAAAAGAAAGTTTTTGCTGAAACTGAAACGAAAGTTCGCAAAGATACGATTCTTACTTCAAATACTTCGTCTCTTTCAATTCAAGAGATGGCAAGCGCACTTGAAGACAATTCAAGATTTGCAGGTCTTCACTTCTTTAACCCTGTTCACATGATGCCTCTTGTAGAAATCATCAAACACGATGGTGTTTCTGATGAAACGATCGAATCTCTATATGATTGGGTGGTTAAAGTTAAGAAAACTCCAGTCGTTGTTAATGATGGGCCGGGATTTCTTGTAAACCGTATCCTTATGCCATATATGAATGAAGCCGGCTTCTTACTTGAAGAAGGTGTTTCAATTAAAGATATCGATGATGCTTGTCTTAACTTTGGGATGCCAATGGGTCCATTTAGACTTCTTGATGAAGTTGGTATTGATGTAGGGGACAAAGTTTCAAAAATTATCTATGACGGCCTTGGTGAGCGCCAGGCCTCAAATGCTATTGGAAAGCAGATGCTTGAAAAAGAATTCTTTGGTAAGAAAAATGCCAAAGGTTTCTATTTATATGATGAAAAAGGTAAGCCAACTGGTCCAAATCAGGAAGCATGGAATATGCTTCCAAAAGCATCTAAGAAAATGAGTGAAACAGAGATTCAAATGAGAATTTTTCTGCCAATGATTAATGAAGCGGCAACAACTCTTGAAGATAAGATTGTTGCAAAAGCAAAAGATGTCGATCTAGGACTTATTTTTGGAATCGGTTTTCCTCCATTTAGAGGAGGTCTTCTAAGATATGCAGATACTCAAGGTATCGCTCGACTTAGAGATGAAATGCTTAAGTTTTCTGAGAGTGTAAGTAAAGACCGCTTCACTCCATGTGCGCTTATAAATAAGCTTGCAGATGAAAACTCAACTTTTTACGAGCTATAA
- the tmk gene encoding dTMP kinase: MEHTKDIAQLTNVFRQAAFPGSFFFSFEGIEGSGKSTQIVKIKDYLEEKGFNVIVIREPGGTAFGEKLRQAILTSNTELHPAAEAHLFASARAQNLNALILKELETPNTVVICDRFLDSSIAYQGVARKLGPDYILNIHSKFPLNIVPHKTFYLRIDLEKSLERQRLRNMPKDYFESRDNSFHQDLIEGYDYCAQIFSNRIATIDGSAQLEVVTQKLIQEIETIING; this comes from the coding sequence ATGGAACACACTAAAGATATCGCACAACTAACTAACGTATTTCGCCAGGCGGCCTTCCCTGGATCATTCTTTTTCAGTTTTGAAGGAATTGAAGGCTCTGGAAAATCAACTCAAATTGTTAAAATCAAAGACTACCTCGAAGAAAAGGGTTTTAACGTTATTGTTATTCGTGAACCAGGAGGGACAGCATTTGGTGAGAAGCTAAGACAAGCTATCTTAACATCAAATACTGAGCTACACCCTGCCGCCGAAGCACACCTGTTTGCTAGCGCACGTGCTCAAAACCTCAATGCTCTTATCCTCAAAGAGTTGGAAACACCTAATACAGTTGTTATCTGTGATCGTTTTCTTGATAGCTCAATCGCCTACCAAGGTGTTGCTCGAAAGCTTGGCCCAGATTATATATTAAATATCCACTCAAAATTTCCTTTAAATATTGTTCCTCATAAGACTTTCTATCTAAGAATTGACTTAGAAAAGTCACTAGAGAGGCAACGCTTAAGAAATATGCCGAAAGACTATTTTGAGTCCCGTGATAATAGCTTCCACCAAGACCTTATCGAAGGTTATGACTATTGTGCTCAGATCTTTTCTAATCGAATTGCAACGATTGATGGAAGTGCACAACTGGAAGTCGTTACTCAAAAACTAATCCAAGAAATTGAAACGATTATTAATGGATAA
- a CDS encoding thiolase family protein: MKPVYIVEAVRTPHAKAGTIIKDIQAPYLGAYLVRHIMDGTSIGDDEVDEVIFGNTGTPAKYPNVGRVIALEAGLHKKTSGYSVHRNCASGLEAASQAFIKVASGRSDVVIAGGVESMSNMPLIYGKQMTELFASLMKAKTTGDKLKVLSTFKPAYLSPIIAIEQGLTDPFCGLNMGQTAELLARELGITREEQDIYANESHHKAIKAIEEGRFADEIVPLIYGSKLDKLLMNDHGPRKESSVEGLAKMKPYFDRKSGTVTVGNSCPITDGGSAILFCSEEAVKKYNLEPLARVVDYHFHGLEPERMGMGPLHAMDGVFRRSNMTLEQMDLIEINEAFAAQIIAVKKAFTDKKVADFFGIDKLWGEIPADKLNVNGGAIALGHPVGSTGSRLIVTLAHELKKRKAGFGVASLCIGGGQGGAMIIENLQK; the protein is encoded by the coding sequence ATGAAACCAGTCTACATTGTCGAGGCAGTGAGAACTCCTCATGCAAAAGCCGGAACTATTATTAAAGATATTCAAGCTCCTTACCTAGGTGCTTACCTTGTTCGCCATATTATGGATGGAACTTCTATCGGTGACGATGAAGTTGATGAGGTCATTTTTGGAAACACTGGAACTCCTGCAAAATATCCAAATGTTGGACGAGTAATTGCATTAGAGGCCGGCCTGCATAAGAAGACTTCTGGTTACTCTGTACATAGAAATTGTGCTTCTGGACTTGAGGCAGCTTCACAAGCATTCATTAAAGTTGCAAGTGGACGTAGTGATGTCGTGATTGCTGGTGGTGTTGAATCAATGTCAAATATGCCTCTTATTTATGGGAAGCAAATGACTGAGCTTTTTGCATCTTTAATGAAAGCAAAAACAACTGGTGATAAATTAAAAGTTCTATCAACTTTTAAACCTGCATATCTTTCTCCAATTATTGCAATTGAACAAGGTTTAACAGATCCTTTCTGTGGCCTAAATATGGGACAAACAGCAGAGCTTCTTGCCCGTGAGCTTGGTATCACTCGTGAAGAGCAGGATATTTATGCAAATGAATCTCACCATAAAGCAATTAAGGCCATTGAAGAAGGTCGTTTTGCTGATGAGATTGTTCCTTTAATCTATGGTTCAAAATTAGATAAATTACTTATGAATGATCATGGCCCAAGAAAAGAGTCATCAGTTGAAGGCCTGGCTAAAATGAAGCCTTACTTTGATCGCAAGTCAGGTACAGTTACTGTTGGTAATAGTTGTCCAATTACAGATGGTGGTTCAGCAATTCTATTCTGTTCAGAAGAGGCCGTTAAAAAATACAACCTAGAGCCACTAGCACGTGTCGTTGATTATCATTTCCATGGACTTGAGCCAGAGCGTATGGGGATGGGGCCACTTCATGCAATGGATGGTGTGTTTAGAAGATCAAATATGACTCTTGAGCAAATGGATCTCATTGAAATTAACGAAGCATTTGCTGCGCAAATTATTGCTGTAAAGAAGGCCTTTACTGATAAGAAAGTTGCTGACTTTTTTGGTATTGATAAATTATGGGGCGAAATTCCAGCTGATAAACTAAACGTTAATGGTGGTGCTATCGCTCTTGGACACCCTGTAGGATCAACTGGATCACGCTTAATTGTAACTCTTGCTCATGAATTAAAAAAGAGAAAAGCAGGATTTGGTGTTGCTTCACTTTGTATCGGTGGTGGTCAAGGTGGTGCTATGATTATCGAGAACTTACAAAAGTAA
- the asnS gene encoding asparagine--tRNA ligase gives MTDLKRIELKELFDRSSDFIGTQVVVKGWVRSVRKSKKFSFIVLNDGSSQDLLQIVADADIENYDALSTMLTGTCVSITGNVVESQGKNQTIEMQAVTGEVIGAVDESYPLQKKGTSLEHLRDIAHLRVRTNLFGAVFRVRHALAMATHNFFNEKGFFYLNSPIITAVDGEGAGEMFNVSTLDKNTPPKTDKGEVDFTKDYFGRDVSLCVTGQLEGECHALGLGKVYTFGPTFRSENSNTKRHLAEFWMIEPEVAFADLDDVAELAADYIKYMIDYAFTHCRKELEFLYKMPFTDVDASHFDTLAAVRDGEFKKITYTEAIDILNASGQKFEYPTNWGDELQTEHEKYLTDIHFKSPVTVTDYPKTCKAFYMKQNDDGKTVRAMDVLVPGIGELIGGSQREEDLDKLTKRMDEMGMEKEGYWWYLELRKFGSAPHSGFGLGFERAIMYITGMSNIRDVIAFPRTPGNCDF, from the coding sequence ATGACAGATTTAAAGCGTATTGAATTAAAAGAATTATTTGATCGTTCTAGTGACTTTATTGGCACACAAGTTGTAGTTAAGGGTTGGGTTCGCTCAGTTCGTAAGTCTAAGAAGTTTTCTTTCATTGTTTTAAATGATGGGTCTTCTCAAGATCTTCTGCAAATTGTTGCAGATGCTGATATTGAAAATTATGACGCTCTTTCAACGATGCTAACAGGTACTTGTGTCAGTATCACGGGTAATGTTGTTGAGTCTCAAGGTAAGAACCAAACAATTGAGATGCAAGCAGTTACTGGTGAGGTAATCGGTGCTGTTGATGAGTCTTACCCTCTACAGAAGAAGGGGACTTCTCTTGAGCACTTAAGAGACATCGCTCACTTAAGAGTTAGAACAAATCTCTTTGGAGCGGTATTTCGTGTACGTCACGCACTTGCAATGGCCACTCATAACTTCTTTAATGAGAAAGGGTTCTTCTATCTAAACTCACCAATTATTACTGCTGTTGACGGTGAGGGTGCAGGGGAGATGTTTAATGTTTCAACTCTCGATAAGAATACTCCACCTAAAACAGATAAAGGTGAAGTTGATTTCACTAAGGACTACTTTGGGCGTGATGTTTCTCTTTGTGTTACTGGGCAGCTTGAAGGTGAGTGCCACGCACTAGGGCTTGGTAAGGTATATACTTTTGGGCCAACTTTTAGATCTGAAAACTCAAATACAAAACGTCACCTTGCTGAATTCTGGATGATCGAGCCAGAGGTTGCTTTTGCTGATCTTGATGATGTTGCAGAACTTGCAGCCGATTATATTAAGTATATGATTGACTATGCTTTCACTCATTGCCGTAAGGAACTTGAGTTCTTATATAAAATGCCATTTACAGATGTTGATGCTTCACACTTTGATACTCTTGCAGCTGTTCGTGACGGTGAATTTAAGAAAATCACTTATACTGAGGCAATTGATATTTTAAATGCATCTGGGCAGAAGTTTGAATACCCGACAAATTGGGGAGATGAACTTCAAACTGAACATGAGAAATACTTAACAGATATTCACTTCAAATCTCCTGTTACAGTTACTGATTACCCGAAGACTTGTAAGGCCTTCTATATGAAGCAAAACGACGATGGAAAAACAGTACGTGCTATGGACGTTCTTGTTCCTGGAATTGGTGAGTTAATTGGTGGATCTCAGCGTGAAGAGGACCTTGATAAATTAACAAAGCGTATGGATGAAATGGGAATGGAGAAAGAAGGGTACTGGTGGTACTTAGAGCTTCGTAAGTTTGGTTCTGCTCCGCACTCTGGTTTTGGCCTGGGCTTTGAAAGAGCAATTATGTATATCACTGGTATGAGCAATATTCGTGATGTTATTGCCTTTCCTCGAACACCAGGAAATTGTGACTTCTAA
- a CDS encoding adenosine kinase: protein MKKFDVYGMGNALVDMEFKVKDEFLADHLIEKGLMTLVEKERQDHLLSALEGSNVGHSRACGGSAANTIIGATQLGAKTFYSCKVAQDETGEFYKNDLLANGVKSNIENGLYEGETGKCLVMISEDAERTMNTFLGTTATYSDEQLDLSALSDSKWLYMEGYLVTGEAGIAACQTARDFARKNDVKVALTFSDPGIVGFFKDGFKEMIGEQKLDLLFCNEEEAKSFTGLDNIEDAFSALKEVSNTFAITAGAKGAYLFDGSERINVSSPKVEAIDTNGAGDLFAGAFLYGITNGLNYEQAGTLACACSAKLVTQYGPRLEAETTKSILKEVL from the coding sequence ATGAAGAAGTTTGATGTATATGGAATGGGAAATGCTCTCGTCGATATGGAATTTAAAGTTAAGGACGAATTCTTAGCTGATCATCTTATTGAAAAGGGACTGATGACTCTTGTTGAAAAAGAGAGACAAGATCACCTTCTTTCAGCGCTAGAGGGAAGTAATGTTGGCCACTCTCGTGCATGTGGTGGCTCTGCTGCAAACACTATTATTGGTGCAACTCAGTTGGGTGCAAAAACTTTTTACTCATGTAAAGTAGCACAAGATGAAACAGGAGAGTTCTATAAGAATGACCTGTTAGCGAATGGAGTTAAGTCAAATATTGAAAATGGCCTATATGAAGGTGAAACTGGAAAGTGCCTTGTTATGATCTCTGAAGATGCAGAGAGAACAATGAATACTTTCCTCGGTACAACAGCAACTTACTCTGATGAACAACTAGATTTATCGGCCCTTTCTGATAGTAAGTGGTTATATATGGAAGGCTATCTAGTAACTGGAGAAGCTGGAATTGCAGCTTGCCAAACAGCAAGAGATTTCGCACGTAAAAATGATGTTAAAGTTGCTCTTACATTTTCTGATCCAGGGATTGTTGGATTCTTTAAGGACGGTTTCAAAGAGATGATTGGAGAGCAGAAGCTTGATCTTCTGTTTTGTAATGAAGAAGAAGCTAAGTCATTTACTGGATTAGATAATATTGAAGATGCATTCAGTGCTCTTAAGGAAGTTTCAAATACATTTGCAATTACTGCTGGTGCAAAAGGTGCATACCTTTTTGACGGAAGTGAGCGTATTAATGTTTCATCTCCAAAGGTTGAGGCAATCGATACTAATGGTGCAGGTGACTTATTTGCAGGTGCATTTCTTTATGGAATTACAAACGGCTTAAATTATGAACAAGCGGGAACTCTAGCTTGCGCCTGTTCAGCTAAACTTGTTACTCAATATGGGCCACGTTTAGAAGCTGAAACAACGAAATCAATTTTAAAAGAAGTATTATAA